In one window of Buchnera aphidicola (Schlechtendalia chinensis) DNA:
- the atpE gene encoding F0F1 ATP synthase subunit C yields MQSINSDMLYMSVAIMIGLAAIGAAIGIGILGSKFLEGAARQPDLVPLLRTQFFVIMGLVDAIPMIAVGLSLYILFTAI; encoded by the coding sequence ATGCAAAGTATAAATTCAGATATGCTTTATATGTCAGTTGCTATAATGATAGGTTTAGCTGCAATAGGTGCAGCTATTGGGATTGGAATACTCGGTAGCAAATTTTTAGAAGGAGCAGCTCGACAACCAGATTTAGTACCATTATTACGTACACAATTTTTTGTAATTATGGGGTTAGTAGATGCGATTCCTATGATTGCCGTAGGATTAAGTTTATATATATTATTTACAGCAATATAA
- a CDS encoding F0F1 ATP synthase subunit delta: MTKFEEIAIPYAKAIYEFAIYHRSLDIWKNMLAHMVNVSKNQEVKKIILGMSFFQQLSDFFISVCGNKINKYGKNLIKILVQNRRLILLEKIYLEFIKLRNNYKNIVCVTIISAYPLQKKHLNCINKILKKCLLKNVKVESEVNENLIDGLIIKFNNIVIDLSIQSQLQNLLRFLQH, encoded by the coding sequence ATGACAAAATTTGAAGAAATTGCTATTCCATATGCTAAAGCAATTTATGAATTTGCTATTTATCATCGATCTTTAGATATTTGGAAAAATATGTTAGCACATATGGTAAATGTATCTAAAAATCAGGAAGTAAAAAAAATAATTTTAGGAATGTCATTTTTTCAACAATTATCTGATTTTTTTATTTCTGTTTGTGGTAATAAAATAAATAAATATGGGAAAAATTTGATTAAAATTTTAGTACAAAATAGACGTCTAATATTATTAGAAAAAATATATTTAGAATTTATTAAGTTAAGAAATAATTATAAAAATATTGTGTGCGTAACAATTATTTCTGCTTATCCTTTGCAAAAAAAACATTTAAATTGTATTAATAAAATATTAAAAAAATGTTTATTAAAAAATGTTAAAGTAGAATCTGAAGTTAATGAGAATTTAATAGATGGTTTAATAATCAAGTTTAATAATATAGTTATTGATTTATCTATTCAATCTCAATTACAAAATTTATTACGTTTTTTACAACATTAA
- the atpF gene encoding F0F1 ATP synthase subunit B: MSLNATILGQAVSFLLFTFFCMKYIWPSIMLAINTRQNEISSSLLNIENGKKDLDSYREKILNETKNMKKDINEMMNQAMQKKILILQKAYFEAQQEKEKILNQTKLEIELEYQKLKCQLVKEISQISLSVAEKIIRNKNNGEIMENIINSLSCKL, translated from the coding sequence ATGAGTCTTAATGCTACTATTTTAGGTCAAGCTGTTTCATTTTTGTTATTTACTTTTTTTTGTATGAAGTATATATGGCCTTCTATTATGTTGGCAATAAATACTAGACAAAATGAAATATCTAGTTCTTTATTAAACATTGAAAATGGCAAGAAAGATTTAGATTCTTACCGAGAAAAAATACTGAATGAAACAAAGAATATGAAAAAAGATATTAATGAAATGATGAATCAAGCAATGCAAAAAAAAATTTTGATTCTTCAAAAAGCCTATTTTGAAGCACAGCAAGAGAAAGAAAAAATATTGAATCAAACGAAATTAGAAATTGAATTAGAATACCAAAAATTAAAATGTCAATTAGTTAAAGAAATTAGTCAAATTTCTCTTAGTGTTGCTGAAAAAATAATAAGAAATAAAAATAATGGTGAAATTATGGAAAATATTATTAATAGTTTATCTTGTAAATTATAA
- the atpB gene encoding F0F1 ATP synthase subunit A, whose protein sequence is MISEKNFDLSQYIHHHLYHLQLNLHNFKISNLNEHFNNFWTINIDSMFFSTILGLIFLSFFLKVSRNCSIHIPNKLQIAIEIIVNFVNKSVNDTCSNSNKLIAPLSLTIFSWIFLMNLMDLLPIDCIPLICNYFFGTSTIRIVPTTDINITISMALVIFILIIYYSIKVKGIRQFLKDFVVQPFQHPFFFIFNFLLESISLLSKPISLGLRLFGNMFSGEMIFILISGLLPWWLQWFLSVPWAIFHILIILLQSFIFMTLTIVYLSLITEKH, encoded by the coding sequence ATGATTTCAGAAAAAAACTTCGATTTATCACAATACATTCACCATCATTTATATCATTTACAATTAAATTTACATAATTTTAAGATATCAAATTTAAATGAACATTTTAATAATTTTTGGACGATAAATATTGATTCTATGTTTTTTTCTACTATTTTAGGATTAATATTTTTAAGTTTTTTTTTAAAAGTTTCACGAAATTGTTCTATTCATATACCTAATAAATTACAAATAGCTATTGAAATAATTGTTAACTTTGTAAATAAAAGTGTAAATGATACTTGCTCAAATTCTAACAAATTAATTGCACCTTTATCGTTAACTATTTTTTCTTGGATTTTTTTAATGAATCTAATGGATCTTTTACCAATTGATTGTATTCCTTTAATATGCAATTATTTTTTTGGAACTTCAACAATTAGAATAGTTCCAACAACTGATATTAATATTACTATTTCGATGGCTTTAGTAATTTTTATTTTAATTATTTATTATAGTATTAAAGTAAAAGGAATAAGACAATTTTTAAAAGATTTTGTAGTACAACCTTTTCAACATCCATTTTTTTTCATTTTTAATTTTTTATTAGAAAGCATAAGTTTACTATCTAAACCTATTTCTTTAGGTTTAAGATTATTTGGAAATATGTTTTCTGGAGAAATGATTTTTATTTTAATTTCAGGATTATTACCATGGTGGTTACAATGGTTTTTAAGCGTTCCTTGGGCTATATTTCATATTTTAATCATTTTATTACAATCTTTTATATTTATGACGTTAACAATAGTATATTTGTCTTTAATTACTGAAAAACATTAA